A region from the Paludicola sp. MB14-C6 genome encodes:
- the ppdK gene encoding pyruvate, phosphate dikinase, whose translation MSNKFVYLFSEGNGSMRELLGGKGANLAEMTNLGMPVPQGFTVTTEACTQYYKDGEVINDDIQAEIMRNITELEKIAGKKLGDKENPLLVSVRSGARASMPGMMDTILNLGLNDEVVESFAAKTGNPRFAYDSYRRFIQMYSDVVMEVGKKYFEELIDEMKEKKGVKLDTELDADDLKELANQFKAEYKAKIGSDFPSDPKEQLMGAVKAVFRSWDNPRANYYRRMNDIPSDWGTAVNVQMMVFGNMGETSGTGVAFSRNPSTGEKKLYGEYLMNAQGEDVVAGVRTPLTIDHLKEQNPAVYEQFVTIVNTLENHYHDMQDMEFTIEDGKLFMLQTRNGKRTAAAALQIACDLVDEGQINKEQAVLMIDPKQLDALLHPQFDVKALKAAAPIGSALPASPGAACGKVVFTADAAVEWAEKGNKVILVRLETSPEDIEGMHVAEGILTVRGGMTSHAAVVARGMGTCCVSGCGEIKIDEDAKVFSLGGKTFHEGDYISLDGSTGNIYGEAIQTVAASISGNFDRIMKWADEFRTLQVRTNADTPKDAVQAATFGAEGIGLCRTEHMFFEGDRIKAMREMIVSKTEEQRRAALAKLLPMQRGDFEGLYEAMGGHPVTIRFLDPPLHEFLPTAEDDIAALSKEMNISVEELKAVVSSLHEFNPMMGHRGCRLAVSYPEIAEMQTTAVIEAAINVKKAHSDWNIVPEIMIPLVGEIKELAYVKSIVTSTADAIIAKAGCDLHYKVGTMIEIPRAAITADEIATEAEFFSFGTNDLTQMTFGFSRDDAGAFLGSYYDKKIYENDPFARLDQKGVGKLVKIASDLGRQTRPDIKLGICGEHGGDPSSVEFCHKAGLTYVSCSPFRVPIARLAAAQAAIKFSK comes from the coding sequence GTGAGCAACAAATTTGTTTATCTTTTCTCTGAGGGAAATGGCTCAATGCGTGAGCTATTAGGCGGCAAAGGTGCAAACCTTGCAGAAATGACCAATCTAGGAATGCCTGTACCTCAAGGCTTTACAGTGACTACTGAAGCATGTACACAATACTACAAAGACGGTGAAGTAATTAACGATGATATTCAAGCTGAAATCATGAGAAATATTACTGAGCTAGAAAAAATTGCTGGCAAAAAATTAGGCGATAAAGAAAACCCATTATTAGTATCTGTTCGTTCCGGCGCTAGAGCTTCTATGCCTGGTATGATGGACACTATCCTAAACTTAGGTCTTAATGATGAAGTTGTTGAAAGCTTCGCTGCAAAAACTGGTAACCCACGTTTTGCATATGACTCATACCGTCGTTTCATTCAAATGTATTCTGACGTTGTAATGGAAGTTGGTAAGAAATATTTTGAAGAGTTAATCGACGAAATGAAAGAGAAAAAAGGCGTTAAACTTGACACTGAGTTAGATGCTGATGATCTAAAAGAACTTGCAAATCAATTCAAAGCTGAATATAAAGCAAAAATCGGTTCTGATTTCCCATCTGATCCGAAAGAGCAACTAATGGGAGCTGTAAAAGCTGTATTTAGAAGCTGGGACAACCCTCGTGCAAATTACTATCGTAGAATGAACGATATCCCTTCTGATTGGGGTACTGCTGTTAACGTTCAAATGATGGTATTTGGTAATATGGGCGAAACTTCCGGTACTGGTGTTGCTTTCTCAAGAAACCCATCAACTGGTGAGAAAAAACTATATGGCGAATATCTAATGAACGCTCAAGGTGAAGACGTTGTTGCTGGTGTTAGAACTCCTTTAACAATTGATCACTTAAAAGAACAAAATCCTGCAGTTTACGAGCAATTCGTAACGATTGTTAATACATTAGAAAATCATTATCATGATATGCAAGATATGGAGTTTACAATCGAAGATGGTAAACTATTCATGCTTCAAACTAGAAATGGTAAACGTACTGCTGCTGCTGCATTACAAATTGCTTGTGATTTAGTTGACGAAGGTCAAATTAACAAAGAACAAGCTGTATTAATGATCGATCCAAAACAATTAGATGCTTTATTACATCCACAATTTGACGTAAAAGCTCTAAAAGCTGCTGCTCCTATTGGCTCTGCTCTTCCTGCATCTCCTGGTGCTGCTTGCGGTAAAGTAGTATTCACTGCAGATGCTGCTGTAGAGTGGGCTGAAAAAGGTAACAAAGTAATTTTAGTTCGTCTTGAAACTTCTCCAGAAGATATCGAAGGTATGCACGTTGCAGAAGGTATTCTAACTGTACGTGGTGGTATGACATCTCACGCTGCTGTTGTTGCACGTGGTATGGGTACTTGCTGTGTATCTGGTTGCGGCGAAATTAAAATTGATGAAGATGCAAAAGTATTCTCACTTGGCGGAAAAACATTCCACGAAGGCGATTATATTTCTCTTGATGGTTCAACTGGTAACATTTACGGTGAAGCAATTCAAACTGTTGCTGCTTCTATTTCCGGTAACTTTGATAGAATTATGAAATGGGCTGATGAATTCAGAACATTACAAGTAAGAACAAATGCTGATACACCTAAAGATGCTGTACAAGCTGCTACTTTCGGTGCAGAAGGTATCGGTCTTTGCCGTACAGAGCATATGTTCTTTGAAGGCGATAGAATTAAAGCTATGCGTGAAATGATCGTTTCTAAAACTGAGGAACAAAGAAGAGCAGCTCTTGCTAAACTTCTTCCAATGCAAAGAGGCGACTTTGAAGGCTTATATGAAGCAATGGGTGGTCACCCAGTTACAATTCGTTTCTTAGACCCACCTCTACACGAATTCTTACCAACTGCTGAAGATGATATTGCTGCATTAAGCAAAGAAATGAACATCTCTGTTGAAGAATTAAAAGCTGTTGTATCTTCTCTACATGAGTTCAACCCAATGATGGGTCACCGTGGTTGTCGTCTAGCTGTTTCTTATCCAGAAATCGCTGAAATGCAAACAACTGCTGTTATTGAAGCTGCAATCAACGTTAAGAAAGCTCATTCAGATTGGAACATCGTTCCTGAAATCATGATTCCACTTGTTGGTGAAATCAAAGAGTTAGCTTATGTTAAATCAATTGTAACTTCTACTGCTGATGCTATTATCGCTAAAGCTGGTTGCGATTTACATTACAAAGTTGGTACAATGATCGAGATTCCTCGTGCTGCTATCACTGCTGATGAAATTGCTACTGAAGCTGAGTTCTTTAGCTTTGGTACAAACGACTTAACTCAAATGACATTCGGCTTCAGCCGTGATGATGCTGGTGCTTTCTTAGGTTCTTACTATGATAAGAAAATCTACGAAAACGATCCATTTGCTCGTTTAGACCAAAAAGGTGTTGGCAAACTAGTTAAGATAGCTTCTGATTTAGGTCGTCAAACTCGCCCTGACATCAAACTTGGTATCTGTGGTGAGCACGGTGGAGATCCAAGCTCTGTTGAATTCTGCCACAAAGCTGGTTTAACTTATGTTTCTTGTTCTCCATTCCGCGTTCCAATCGCAAGATTAGCTGCTGCACAAGCTGCAATTAAATTCTCTAAGTAA
- a CDS encoding GNAT family N-acetyltransferase, whose amino-acid sequence MAELFECFPSLQNETLIIRKMSDDDIDALSEIACNDNVYKYIPPFLYKKSRGNLLAAIRNLGGRDFDKKKLIIAGIYLCEEPDKLIGLAEMFDYKKRVNQITIGYRISELYWHRGIATNTVKLMIDYLCNDIGIQKLKAFVMPENVFSAKVLIKNGFIKEPNTVQEKNWGGKEIVDLNVFTYAVQ is encoded by the coding sequence ATGGCTGAACTGTTTGAATGTTTCCCAAGCTTGCAAAATGAAACACTCATTATCCGAAAGATGAGTGATGATGACATAGATGCATTATCCGAAATAGCTTGCAATGATAATGTATATAAATATATTCCACCGTTTTTATATAAAAAAAGCAGGGGTAATTTGCTAGCTGCAATTAGAAACCTTGGTGGGAGAGATTTTGATAAAAAGAAACTAATTATCGCAGGCATTTATCTGTGCGAAGAACCTGATAAACTTATTGGTCTTGCAGAAATGTTTGATTATAAAAAAAGAGTGAACCAAATAACGATAGGCTATCGAATAAGCGAATTGTATTGGCACAGAGGCATTGCGACTAATACGGTAAAGCTTATGATTGATTATCTTTGTAATGATATAGGTATCCAAAAGTTGAAAGCATTTGTTATGCCCGAAAATGTTTTTTCTGCAAAAGTACTGATAAAAAATGGTTTTATAAAAGAACCCAATACTGTTCAGGAGAAAAACTGGGGCGGAAAAGAAATCGTTGATTTGAATGTATTTACCTATGCTGTTCAATAG